GTTGAAATTTCACCCTTTAAAACAATAGtttatgttgatgacttttttcaaatccaatgtattttccacattTTCCAAGTCACAATAAGTTGACAAATGACATTGAAACAAAGTTGATTCAACcggtttgtgcccagtgggagtctactgtaatagactattTGGTTATAGCCATTACACATTCTCAGTTTTCCTATTGACTATTTCTACATGTAAGTGCATATAATTACGACCATGTGGGAGGCAAAAGTATCGAAGGGGCTAGATATAGCCTATTGCAGGAGCTTTTGCACCAGTTTTTATGTACCTTTTCAATCTTTGAATGGAACAGATTCAAAACCTTATCTTTCAAGCAAAGAATCGAATTGTTTATAAATGCAATCTCATTGCATAATATAACATGGTTCTGACAACATATACTTTTTCAGTAATTAGGCTATTTGTATATTCGGCTCACCACTTGTGTTCCATATTGCATTGGTTTGATTCTTGTAACCATTCTTCATGCATTCATCCAAATATGACTTGGGGTCGCAGCCGGATATCAATATTTCCCGCAGGAGGGCAATGTAGGCAATGGCGAGTCTCAGGGTATCAATCTTGGACAGGCGCTTTTCGTAAGGAAAGGTGGGCACGTGGCACCGCAGCTCTTCGAACGCTGAATTGATACTCagcatcctcttcctctcccggATATTAGCGGCATGTCGCTGGATCTTGTACGGGTGATGGGGCACAAACCGCAGCGGCCTGCGCTTGCTCATCTCGTGGGGCTCGTCCGCCGAGGAGCTGTCCACTTCAGCACCAAGGCCGGGAGACTGGGAGTCCAGGTCTGTGAAGGTCAGCTGCGCGTCCGGGAACATGGACTGGCCGCCGAACGAGGACCATGGCGAAAGCTGGCCAGTGACCGTGGTGCAGTCAACGAGTAGACTGTCCAACTGGGCCTGGAACTGGAAGTTAAGGTCCATTTGGCCCCAGAAATCAAAGTCTGTAGTGCTATCTTGATCCAAGTCAAATAATACATCTTCCATTTTAAAGTATTATTGTTCAATTCAATAAACTGTTTTTACCCGGCAGGAGAAAACGTGTAGCCGCTACACGAAATCGGTGCCTAGTTTAAAAGTCCCTAGTTCAAAATAAAGTGCTTGTGAGGACCGTCTGATTGTACGCTACACGTCACTTGTAATCTCTGGACTGTGTGACACGCGCAGCGCACATCCCGAGCATTAAATAGTTCCTGGGCTTCCAAGTCTGGCCGCGGGGTGCTCGCAGCAGGGGGCGCGCGTATATTCTAAAGGCTTGAAAAGGACCTAATTAGGACACATATGCCCCCCCTAATAGATCACTCATTGCCTTTTAAAAAGCGGAGCTAGATACAAAGGAATCAGTTGATCTTCAAATAACCGACAGAAGAAAAACACGTGTCCAATTAGAAACTTTACTCAAGTTGTTCCCTATACAACGAGCAAAGAGTAGCCTCATATTTACAAAGAAAACGACGTAGACTATTTGCCATTCGTTCCTTGAGAGGCCTCATGCCCAGTTTTGCCCCGCGTCTAGCATTTGGTCAACCGGGTGGCATCTGAATAGAATAGCTTTATAATTAGATCTCAGTTCGTGCCACACAATACTGTCAGAAACACATGATAGCACTCTCAATTATCAAGTGACACAGCCCCCAATTTAAGACTTCGTTGATAGGCCTACAAAACGAGCAACGCAAGACAAGTAAATGATGTTGAGGGTGTTGGTACAACAATACAGATCGAATTTTAAATGCAAGGGGCTTCCATTGCAAAAGTCTATGTTGTGGCAAACCTGAGTATGGTCTGATGTAAGTCAGGCACGTATAATTTTCCTGCATCAACTTGTCTATTGCATTTTGTCTTAAAAAATGCTATTAGAAAACAACAAAAGCAAGCTGAAACAAAACTATtttttattcattattattattttggtcTGTTTACCAAAAGCAAGTCAATTCGCAAAGTCTATTACTTTTATTAGGCCTGTGAAAGAAGATAGCCTCTAATTACGGCGAAAGTTAATGCTGCCTATGGGAAGTATACATGTTTCTTATGTATTTACTAAATATGTTTACATTTTCTAACATATGTGTTTGATTTAACCAGTCTTTACGATTTTCGTTGAAAGAGGAGTGTTTGTCATTGCAAACGCAGAAAGCAAGGCCTGCTTTCTCTTTAGTGGTTAGAGtaccaacccactggg
Above is a genomic segment from Oncorhynchus nerka isolate Pitt River linkage group LG1, Oner_Uvic_2.0, whole genome shotgun sequence containing:
- the LOC115130733 gene encoding transcription factor 21-like; the encoded protein is MEDVLFDLDQDSTTDFDFWGQMDLNFQFQAQLDSLLVDCTTVTGQLSPWSSFGGQSMFPDAQLTFTDLDSQSPGLGAEVDSSSADEPHEMSKRRPLRFVPHHPYKIQRHAANIRERKRMLSINSAFEELRCHVPTFPYEKRLSKIDTLRLAIAYIALLREILISGCDPKSYLDECMKNGYKNQTNAIWNTSDLTARLSWIKWD